The Mesorhizobium opportunistum WSM2075 DNA window GGTGCTCGATCGCCATCGCCTCGCGCAGCGCGTTCATGGCCTCTTCGTAGCCGTCCTTGAGGCCGGCCGCCGCCCGCAATGTCGGCGCCAGCCCAAGAAAGCGATGGTGCCGGCGCAGCTGGTCCGAGATCGTCGAGCGAAACCGCAACAGCCAGCTGGATGTCGCAGCGCTCAGCAGCGCGGCATGAAAAGCCTCGTGGTTCTCGTCCCACTGGTCGACGGCGGCATCCGATGGGTCGTCCACCGCGGTCTTGCAGCGGGCGAGCCGGTAGTGCGCGGTGACAACCGCGTCTTCCCACTCCCGGCCGCCTTTCTCCATCGATTCCTGGAAGAGCGGTATCTCGACGACCATCCTCGCGCGCGCCAGATCCTCAAGTTCGGCCCGGGATACGGGGGCGACCGCGAAGCCGCGATTGCTGATGGCGGTGACCAGGCGTTCGGCTTCGAGGCGCGACAATGCTTCGCGCAGCGGCGTCCAGCCAACTCCATAGATGCCGCGCAGGGCGCTGAGCTTGAGCGGGGCGCCCGGCATGAGACGGGTGGTGAGGATATCGCGCCGCAGAAGCTGGTAGGCGGCTTCCGTCTTGGTGGAGTTCTTCTGGTCCTGCATCGCGATCCATTCGTTCTCTGCCATTGGAGAAATTATATATGATGATTGGTGATGGCAAGAATTATATATAATGTTTGACATGCGCCGATGGACTGACCATGATCGCTGGAGGTGCCCCGAGGCGGCGCTGATCAAATCTGGGAGGAAATGATGTTGAAGTCGAAATCCGCATGGCTGTCGGGATTGGCTCTGGCAGGCGCATTGATGGTCAGCGCCGGGAGCGCCGCGGCCGATCAGATCCGTATCGGCATCGCCAATTTCGGCGAGCATCCGCAATTGAACGCCGCCATAGCCGGCTTCAAGAAGGCGCTGACGGACAATGGCTTCGTCGAGGGCAAGGACGTCGTCTACACAGAGAGCCATACTAATTTCGATGCATCGCTGGTGCCGCAGATGATCGCCAAGCTGCAGGCCGAGCAGCCCAAGCTGATCTACACCATCACCACGCCGGTCTCGCAGATCGCCAAGAAGGCGCTCGCCGGCTCCGGCATTCCGATCGTCTTTGCCGCGGTCACCGACCCGGTGGCGGCCAAGCTGGTGCCGTCGTGGGACGCAGGCGACGAAGGCATGACCGGCGCCACCGATCTGCAGGACGTCGCCGCGGTGATGGCCTTCACCAAGAAGCTTCTGCCGAACGCCAAGCGTTTCGGCGTGCCTTACAATCCGGGCGAGGCCAACGACGTTGCCCTGATCGAGAAGATCAAGGCGGCGGCGCCCGCTGCCGGCTTCGAAGTCGTGGAAGTCGGTATCGACAACGTCAATGACATCCAGCAGCGCATCGCATCGCTCGCCGGCAAGGCCGACGTGATCTACGGCCCGACCTCGAACCTGATCCAGCCGGCGATCGCCGCCGTCTCCGCGGCCGCCCGCCAGGCCGGCATCCCTGTCGTCAACGCCGACGACAGCGCGGTCCGCAACGGCACCGTACCGGCGAGCTTCGCGGTCAATTACACGCAGGTCGGCGTCAACGCCGGCAACATCGCCGCCGAGATCCTCAAGGGCAAGGATCCGAAGACGATCGCGCCGTCGCGCCCGGCCTACAAGGACCACATGGCAACGATTTCCCGCAAGGCGATGGCCGCGTTCGGCATCGAGATACCGGCTTCGATGGCCGATTGCGGCTGCATCGTCGACTGATATCGGGACTGAAGGGTGACGGCAGGGGCGCCGTCACCCTCAGGTCAGGGAGGAACGATGCTCGAGATCCGATCCGCGCGCAAAGTATTCTACAGGGGCCAGGCCGACGAGAAGATCGCGCTGGACGGCCTCAGCCTGTCATTGGCGACTGGCGAGTTCGGCATCGTCATCGGCTCCAACGGAGCCGGCAAGAGCAGCATGCTCAATGCCATTTCCGGAGCGCTCATCCTCGATTCCGGCAAGATCCTGATCAACGGCGCCGATGTGACAAATATGCCGGTGCACAAGCGTGCCGCAAGATTGGCGCGGGTGTTCCAGGATCCGATGCGCGGCACCGCCGCCAGCATGACGGTGGCGGAGAACATGCTGCTGGCCGATCTGCGCAGCCACAAGCGCACCCTGCGGCAAGGGCTGAACGCCACACGGCTCGCCTCCTATAAGGAGCGCCTGTCCATACTTGGCCTCGGCCTTGAAAATCGTCTCGATACGCGCGTCGACCTGCTCTCAGGCGGGCAGCGGCAGTCCCTGTCGCTGATCATGGCCGTCGGCGGATCGCCAGACTTGCTTTTGCTCGACGAGCACACAGCGGCGCTCGACCCGCGCACGGCCGAGATCGTCATGCAGGCCACGGTGCGTGCCGTCAGCGCGCTGAAGCTGACCACACTGATGGTGACCCACAACATGCAGCACGCCGTGGACTATGGCAGCCGGGTGATCATGCTCGACGCGGGCCGGGTCCTGCTGGAAGTCACCGGCGAGGAAAAGGCTAGGGTCACGGTTATCGATCTGATCGGCCATTTTTCCGTCAAGACCGACCGCATGTTGTTGGCGAGCTGATCCCCATGGGCTTTATTCAGGAAGTTCTCTCAAGCTTCATCTCGATCATGCCGGTCACCCTGGCGCAAAGCCTGATCCTGGCCTTCGTCGTGCTCGGCATCATGATCCCGTTTCGCATGCTGAATTTTCCCGATCTCACCAGCGAAGGCGCGTTTCCGCTGGGCGGCTGCGTCTGCGGCGTGCTGCTGGCTGCCGGAGCAGAGCCGGTGACCGGCATCCTGGTCGCATTCATCGTGGGTTTCGCGGCGGGCTGCTGCACCGCCTTCATCCATCTGCGCTTCCGTATCCACACGCTGCTTGCCGGTATTCTGATGATGACGATGCTCTACAGCATCAATCTTCGCATCATGGGCAAGTCCAATCTCTCCGTCTTCGGTTCGCCCACGGTGTTCGACTGGGTGCCGTTCGCGCGGCCGGGTTTTCCGACCAGCAAGATCGTCGTCGCCGGTCTTCTCGCGCTCGTCGTCTTCGTGGCGCTTTACATGTTCTTCAGGACCGAGAAAGGGACCGCGGTGCGCGCCGTGGGCGCCAATCCTGATATGGCCGAGGCGCAAGGCATCAATGTCTGGGCGGCGACTATAGGCGGCGTCGGGCTGGCGAGCGCGTTTTCGGCGTCAAGCGGCGCGCTGATGGTGCAGTCGCAGGGCTTCGCCGACGTCAATATGGGGCTGGGCATCCTCATCAACGGACTGGCCGCGCTGATGATCGGCGAGGCGGTTGTCGGCAAGCAGACCGTCTGGCGCCAGCTGCTGGCGCCCTTTGCCGGCGCGATCATCTACTACCAGCTGGTGTCGTTCTGCCTTGCCGCCGGCATGCCGCCTCCCGATTTGAAGCTTGCCACTGGCCTGTTCGTGCTCGCCATGCTTGCTCTGCCCAGCCTCAAGCGCAGCCGGGGGCCCGCGCCGGCTCGCGAAGCCATTCGTGAATAATCGAGGACATCACCAATCATGAACGCAACGCTCGACCTCACGGCCGTCGAAGCCATGGATGCGGCGGATCCGCTGCGCGCCATGCGCGATCGGTTCACCTTGCCGGAAGGCGTGATCTACCTCGACGGCAATTCGCTCGGCGCCGCGGCGCCTGCGGTTTTCAACGAGCTGCAGAAGGCCGCGACCAAAGAGTGGGCGCAGGACCTCATCCGTGCCTGGAACACCGCCGGCTGGTTCGATATGCCGGTCGCGCTTGGCGACCAGCTCGGCCGGCTGATCGGCGCCGCCCCGGGCCAGACGGTGGTCTGCGACACGACCTCCATCAACATCTACAAGGTACTGCATGCCGCGCTCGGGATGCGGCCGGACCGGTCGGTCATCGTCGCCGAGGGCGATAGCTTTCCGACCGATCTCTATATGGCCGAAGGCGTCGCCTCGACGCGGCCGGGCACCGTGCTGCGGCTCGAAGGCGTCGATGCGGCAACCATTGAAGGGCTGATCGACGAGCGCGTCGCGGTTATCCTGGTCAACCACGTCAATTACAAATCCGGGCAGCTGCGCGACATGGCCGCGCTGACGCGCAGGGCCCATCAGGCCGGCGCGCTGATCGTCTGGGATCTCTGCCACACCGCCGGCGCCTTGCCGGTCGAACTCGACAGCGCCAATGCCGATTTCGCCATCGGCTGCACCTACAAATATCTCAATGGCGGTCCGGGCGCTCCGGCCTTCATCTACGCCGCCAAACGCCACCACGACGATGTCCATCAACCGCTCAGCGGCTGGTGGGGCCATGCGCGGCCATTTGCCTTCGAACAGGGTTTTGCAGCCGGCAGCGGCATCCGCCGCTTCCTGTGCGGCACGCAGCCCATGCTTTCGATGCGGGCGCTGAAAGGTGCGCTGGATATCTGGGACGATGTCGACATGGCTGCGGTGCGCACGAAAAGCATCGCGCTGACCGACCTGTTCATCCGGCTCGTCGAGACCAGATGCGGCGCCTATGGCCTCGAACTGGAGAGCCCGCGGGACGGCAATCGGCGCGGCAGCCAGATTTCCTTCATGCATCCGCATGGCTACCAGGTGATGCGGGCCTTGATCGAGCGCGGCGTGATCGGCGATTTCCGCGCGCCGTCGACCATCCGCTTCGGCTTCACGCCGCTCTATGTCGGCTACAGGGACGTCTGGCAGGCGGTCGAGGTGCTGGAGGACATTTTGCGCACCGAAGCTTGGAAAGAGGCGCGATTTGCAGTCAAGACGGCGGTGACTTGAGAAACTAGAGCCGGGTGCGGACCGTCCAGAGTTCCGGGAACAGCACGACCTCGAGCATCTTCTTGAGATAGGAGGCGCCCGATGTGCCTCCGGTGCCGCGTTTCAGGCCGATGATCCGCTCGACCGTGGTGACATGGTTGAAGCGCCAGCGGCGGAAATAGTCCTCGAAATCGACCAGCTTTTCGGCCAGTTCGTAAAACATCCAGTAGCGCTGCGGGTCGCGATAGACGGTCTGCCATGCGACCAGGACCGCCTCATTCTCGGTCCGGGTTTCGCGCCAGTCGGTTCGTCCGGCGTCGGCGCCGATGTCGAACCCGTTGCGGGCCAGAAGCAGCAGCGCTTCGTCGTAGAGCGATGGCTCCGCCAGGATCGCCTCCAGCCTACCGCTGAGGTCCGGCCGGTGCTTGTGGGGCCCGAGCATTGCAAGGTTGCGGTTGCCGGCCATGAACTCGATGGCGCGATATTGCCAGGACTGGAAGCCCGAGGACTGGCCGAGCGCATCGCGGAATTCGGTGTATTCGCTGGGTGTCATCGTGCGCAGCACGTCCCAGGCATTGTTCAACTGCTCGAAGATCCGAGCGACGCGCGACAGCATCTTGAAGCTGGGCTCGAGCCGGTCGGCACGGATGGAACGGATCGCGGCACCGATTTCGTGCAAAGCGAGCTTCATCCAAAGCTCGGAGGTCTGGTGCTGGATGATGAACAGC harbors:
- a CDS encoding ABC transporter substrate-binding protein — its product is MLKSKSAWLSGLALAGALMVSAGSAAADQIRIGIANFGEHPQLNAAIAGFKKALTDNGFVEGKDVVYTESHTNFDASLVPQMIAKLQAEQPKLIYTITTPVSQIAKKALAGSGIPIVFAAVTDPVAAKLVPSWDAGDEGMTGATDLQDVAAVMAFTKKLLPNAKRFGVPYNPGEANDVALIEKIKAAAPAAGFEVVEVGIDNVNDIQQRIASLAGKADVIYGPTSNLIQPAIAAVSAAARQAGIPVVNADDSAVRNGTVPASFAVNYTQVGVNAGNIAAEILKGKDPKTIAPSRPAYKDHMATISRKAMAAFGIEIPASMADCGCIVD
- the kynA gene encoding tryptophan 2,3-dioxygenase; its protein translation is MSEPYDPASEGAQMSFKERMSYSDYLHLEKVLEAQTPLSSAHDEMLFIIQHQTSELWMKLALHEIGAAIRSIRADRLEPSFKMLSRVARIFEQLNNAWDVLRTMTPSEYTEFRDALGQSSGFQSWQYRAIEFMAGNRNLAMLGPHKHRPDLSGRLEAILAEPSLYDEALLLLARNGFDIGADAGRTDWRETRTENEAVLVAWQTVYRDPQRYWMFYELAEKLVDFEDYFRRWRFNHVTTVERIIGLKRGTGGTSGASYLKKMLEVVLFPELWTVRTRL
- a CDS encoding ABC transporter ATP-binding protein; its protein translation is MLEIRSARKVFYRGQADEKIALDGLSLSLATGEFGIVIGSNGAGKSSMLNAISGALILDSGKILINGADVTNMPVHKRAARLARVFQDPMRGTAASMTVAENMLLADLRSHKRTLRQGLNATRLASYKERLSILGLGLENRLDTRVDLLSGGQRQSLSLIMAVGGSPDLLLLDEHTAALDPRTAEIVMQATVRAVSALKLTTLMVTHNMQHAVDYGSRVIMLDAGRVLLEVTGEEKARVTVIDLIGHFSVKTDRMLLAS
- a CDS encoding ABC transporter permease, with translation MGFIQEVLSSFISIMPVTLAQSLILAFVVLGIMIPFRMLNFPDLTSEGAFPLGGCVCGVLLAAGAEPVTGILVAFIVGFAAGCCTAFIHLRFRIHTLLAGILMMTMLYSINLRIMGKSNLSVFGSPTVFDWVPFARPGFPTSKIVVAGLLALVVFVALYMFFRTEKGTAVRAVGANPDMAEAQGINVWAATIGGVGLASAFSASSGALMVQSQGFADVNMGLGILINGLAALMIGEAVVGKQTVWRQLLAPFAGAIIYYQLVSFCLAAGMPPPDLKLATGLFVLAMLALPSLKRSRGPAPAREAIRE
- the kynU gene encoding kynureninase, translating into MNATLDLTAVEAMDAADPLRAMRDRFTLPEGVIYLDGNSLGAAAPAVFNELQKAATKEWAQDLIRAWNTAGWFDMPVALGDQLGRLIGAAPGQTVVCDTTSINIYKVLHAALGMRPDRSVIVAEGDSFPTDLYMAEGVASTRPGTVLRLEGVDAATIEGLIDERVAVILVNHVNYKSGQLRDMAALTRRAHQAGALIVWDLCHTAGALPVELDSANADFAIGCTYKYLNGGPGAPAFIYAAKRHHDDVHQPLSGWWGHARPFAFEQGFAAGSGIRRFLCGTQPMLSMRALKGALDIWDDVDMAAVRTKSIALTDLFIRLVETRCGAYGLELESPRDGNRRGSQISFMHPHGYQVMRALIERGVIGDFRAPSTIRFGFTPLYVGYRDVWQAVEVLEDILRTEAWKEARFAVKTAVT
- a CDS encoding GntR family transcriptional regulator, encoding MAENEWIAMQDQKNSTKTEAAYQLLRRDILTTRLMPGAPLKLSALRGIYGVGWTPLREALSRLEAERLVTAISNRGFAVAPVSRAELEDLARARMVVEIPLFQESMEKGGREWEDAVVTAHYRLARCKTAVDDPSDAAVDQWDENHEAFHAALLSAATSSWLLRFRSTISDQLRRHHRFLGLAPTLRAAAGLKDGYEEAMNALREAMAIEHHTAIMEAALDRDVERAKALMTAHIGYTLHVYVHSEDGDANKDVARAGSLKAVAG